A region of the Epinephelus fuscoguttatus linkage group LG13, E.fuscoguttatus.final_Chr_v1 genome:
tgtgaaaagtgctatacaaataaagattgattgatGTGCATCAGGTGAGGGCTCGCAAGCTGACATTGGGGGTTGCAAGCTAAAAAATTTAGGATCCCCTAATTTAGAGTATTGTATTGGTTCTAAGCCACCTGAGTGTATGCACTCATAAAACAAGACATATTCTTGGACAATGCGCTGCTCTCTCACCGTACTGACGAACATCCACACAGATGGAGTCATTGGTGAGGTTGGCCATGGGAGACTTCATGGCGGCACAGGTAGACCACATGTTGTAGAAAAGGAAGACTGGCACAGCGGAGAAGCCGAACACGCCGAGCCAGGCCACACCAAGAATGTACGTGAGGAACACAAACTAATGACACAGAGATGGCACAATCAGATAACCATGAAACTAAACCAGCTGGAAAATGATAAcaaattatcatcatcatctttgtGTGTACTTTATATTTCAATCGCATGGCATGAATCTTTTTTTAAGCACATTGTGTTTAAAAATCAGGCTGGACACAGCAGTGTGGTTGTATTAACATACCATTCCACTGATGCAGCGTCCACAGATGGTGGTCTTGAACTCGCTGTGCAGCTCCTTGACTGCACTGGTCGTGTAGAAGCCCTCAGCCAGCAGAATGATCCCGTACAGGAAGAAAAACGAAGCAATGCCGTAGATGACATACTGCATCAGCTGTATTCTGTTAAAGAGCAAAGTCACACATAAGCGCAGTTGTGCCTGTAAGGCTGCGATAGAGAGTACGCGCAAATCCAGGACTAACATGCTTTCATCCTCCAAATGTAGCACCTGGAGAGACTCACTAACCATGTGAGGTCAAGTAATAGCATGCCGCATCACTGTCTGGTGGAAAATAGCTGCTCACGATCAATTATAATTTTTTTGCATGCGATCTTTAAAACATGAGAAACCTGTGCTGGATGATTAATCATTCACAGATGGTTACGATTGAGCTCAAGCTTCCCTAAGACATGAAGAGAGACGCTAAGTCCAAATGTGGAGATAACAGGTGATGCATGTCTCTGGAAATCATCTGCCAGGAGACAGACTGCCTCTGTTAGACGTCTTAAATTAAACAGCGCACTCCAAATCTAAAGCAACATAAAACATATGTGCAGTCCTGTCTCTTGTCATTCCCCTTTTATTGGCTCGACTAATGGATGCACTGTAACAAAAAACAGCCCATATTAGGTCTGTTCTGCAGGATAAGGTGAATGTGGGAGATGTGATCAGCTAAAAATAGCCTTCATAAAGTCAGCCTCATTAAAAGCGCTATATATTTTACTGTTAGGCCTCTCCGTATTGTGATGGTTATGTGAGAGCACATATTACACTGAGTATATTGTGTAATGGATCCTACTGTGACATTAAAGGGTAATTTTGGTATTTCTCAACCTGGACCATATAttcccatgtgtttgtgtctaagtgactaatgggaacagcagtttttgaaactgatcCTGTATCGAGCaagagcgctgcagccagcaAGCTTCAGTCTAACAATTCTGGGCATGTACACACCGTCAATTttcgtccactaaaagtgcttgtttttgccactgacaggctcagactgttattctAGTGTCCGACAACATTACAGATAGGATCCCTACTGTGATAGACCTTTtcgttaaagagtaagatcctttttgtttaaccagaaacagccctaaaATCAGTGTTACAAacctcaccagactccatttaaataaacagtaattttatcatcataaaaccaCACCTCACTCAAAGTCagcagaacaaaataaaactcacaaatacTGCCTTGGTTCatttttccactgttccaacaatcaccaggtCTGGTTCTGTTGAAATAAAGCCTTAATTcatccagttagatgtgaacaTATGCTGGTTCTATACCTgcttaaattacattttatttaaatggaggctggtgggtttggcaatagcgattttggggctgttttaggttaaacaaaaagaatcttactctttaacaaaaaggtctatctctgtaaggatcctttccataatgttgtcaaacacttacaataacaatttgagcctgtcagtggcaaaacattGACTGTTCAATCATGCGTTTATATTGCAGCTACGcctgcagccctctcactcaaAACTGGACCAGATTCAAAAATAGTTGcacccattagtcacttagacagaaaaacatgggaaacgggtccaagtttaaaaaaaaaagttgcccTTTAAAGACTCAATGTTTGGTATTAAACACAGGCAGGCATTACAAGCCCCCATGCAGTGCATACAAACAGCATAAGGTCACTTACACCTCAGTCAGCATGGCGTGATCCTCGGTGACCGTGGAGAAGTAGGTTTCCAGGATGGTCACTGTGCCAGTGAGAGCCACATGGCCACATCCACAGAACAGGGCAACGCCAGAGAAGCAGAGGATTGTAGCCACCAGCGACGCATACGGCACCCCGCCTAAACACTTGATGCAGCACTCAAAGCAacctgtgggggaaaaaaacagacaaattgGATCAGCGACAAGTGTCATTTGATATCATggaaacagtgtttttttccaaattgCTTTACTTTAAAAGGCAAAACTGTGTAAACATCAGCCCCCGTTTCCATATAAGCGATCATGTTTTAGTTGCAGGAAAGGAAGTGATCTCAGGGGAATGAAGTATGAGATGAATATTCATATGAGTCATCTATTCATCCATCGAGACTATCCCAagacaccctggacagatcatCAGTGTATCACAGCGACATTTTGCAACTAATTAAACCAAAAGGCACTTTATCTCTCATCAAAACGCTGGACTGACTTATCACTTAGATATTAAAAGGACAAAGGaactgacacagacagacaagtcTGTTCAAAATAGATTTTTGTCTGTAGTCACGCTTGATGCGCCGTGCTTCCTTTCGAGACCTCTGCAATGTAAGCACCAGCGGAAACAGTTTGCTATGTGAGGCTGAGGTTTTTACAGTCCACAATGCCTTTAATGTTTCATCTGACAATTCATCACTACACTTAAAGCGCACTAATGGCCATCCAGCAGGTCAGAGTAATGGGTGTCAGCTAAGCTGTAATGGAAATCAATGGCAACTCACAACGAGGGAATGAAGTGACCCAGATGGATCTGCCTCATCCGATGTGTTCCTGTGCCTTGTGAAATGGAGCTAGTCACCACAATGCGCTGTCTGTGGACGCATGAAAACAAACCACAGTGTGATCCCAATCAGATCCACATGTGTCTGACAGGATGTTGTTGAGTCACAGGACATCCAGGTCAGTGGCTGTTTATGTTTTACAGCTCTCCCATATGGCTGATGTCACACGGTAACGGAAGTACTAAAGCTGCTCTGATCAATATCTTTACATTAACAATGGATAAAacctactgtgtgtgtgacgaAGGTTACTCATAGTAATGAACTACAAAAGTTGGGTTCATCCAAATTTAACACAAATATTAACAGGCTTTTCAGAAAATCGGCGAAACAAAATGTATGCCCTTTTCCACCCACTACTGTTTGCGAATACTGGGAGTTGGTTCATTGAGATAAGCGGTAAGCAATGCTAATTCTCCAGTCTGGTGCTGCTGCAGAAGAGGGTGCAACAAGATGACGGAATAGTAGTTGCATTTACTTACTATCAATACACCAACCTTTCTACCTTTTTTGGTGTTTCCATCAAgatttttatgtgcaaattgaGATGCATAGAAGGGAAAATCACCAACTCCACTGTTCCCTAGCTCTATGGAGAATTCTAGCCCCTTTAAGCTCAGTGTTTTACTTTTCCAGCCCAAAATCttgctgttttggttcactctctcTCATCAGCAATGCTTTTCAATGCAGTAGGCAGCTGTTTtacgagaaaaaaaaatcaaccctTATCGACCCTGATCAACCCTTAGTACACTACCTTGCAATAAGAAGTAGTAACTGACAAagttagcaagcagctagtgaACCGAGAagatggtggagaccaaaaaggAGCTAGACCGAAAGTTAATCTTACAGACTTCCGTACATCAAACACATCTCCAAATGCTGGTTTATGGAGTCCTGCAGAAAATTAGGCTTGTTGTGGCTTTAAAGAAATGTTCAGATGGCATCATCATTACCCAAGCACAGACTATCTAATAGGAACAAGACAGCGTAGTAGAAATGATCAGACAAAAGTTTCCATAAAACCTGTCCCAAGGGCATAGGATTAGTTTCAACTTGGgtggggacacatatgaaacaggggtTTGGGGGCTCCTTTGCTGGAAAAGGAGTTGAaaacactgtaactaactgcactccttGAAGAAATatcatcatatttttggaaaaaacgaaacagtgattccagagagaagcagacagaggggtctacagtctgtgtttgaaggatatatccaggatgtcaaactgactcagcagcaacaacaggttaaaaagacaaagatagttagaagctaaagccgaactataggctacagatcacagtgtaaaagtgaaccaccacatcactgctgatcataATCTATCACACTCAAagttttttcaaattaaaattgttttttcttaggtaatggaaaaataaattgGGAGCAGCAGAGCTTATCTCAATAAAACATCTCTGTTTTTCTTgaagaaaacaaaccaaaaaatattttcttcttgCTTTCCCCTTCCATGAGACAAGAACCCCGAAAGttcatctgtgtttgtgctggtTGCCCTAACAAAAGGAAATTAAAGCAGATATACTGCTGCTGGGCCAACACTTTTGCAGTCAGACGCTTCACCCTGACTGTTTGTGTAGTACAGGgagataaaaacatttttgtcccATGGTGAGTGAATAGGAGTTGCCATGGCAGCATGTTAACCACAACTCAATGAGTGTGCCCACAGCAGAGTCGCTAACTTCTACCGCAGCCCACATTTCTCTGATGAACGTATCGGGGGAGGGCGAGTGGGCTGCTGGGAGTCAGAGCGCAGAGCTCCACAGGATATTGAGCCCAGCTGCAAAGTAAATACAGACCATTTAAAGGAGGAACTGCTCTTGTAGCGGATGTCACTGTCAGGTAGTTCTGAACTGGTTGCAGAATTACTATTTGCCATAAACCCACTAGCTCTCATGATTCACCCTCCTGAAGAGAAGAGATGTTTCCACATGAAAACTGCGCCTTCAAATAGCTCGTATTTAATGTGCTCACAgtgacagaggcagcagcaacAGTCACACTGGTTTATTATGAATTCATCTGAGTGTAATCAATTGTGTCATGTCATGGATGGAGATCAGCATGACTACCCATCTCATTaagtgtctgtttgtctgtttgtctgccttGAAATGCATCACTATTCCCATTAGAGCAACTGTCAAGAAGTTGATAGCACAGGCTGAATGCCGTGATATCATCATGACAGTCAGTCTGCTTCAATTGCCTGAATGTTATTGGAtctgaaaatgagaaaaaagggAGACGTCTACAGCTGTTACAAACAAAACTGTGTTCCGGGCAGTCTATACCGAACATATGAAATGCTTTAAAATGTCACGTTGACCATGTACCACTCTCCCCTGGAGCCTGTCATGGAGAAGGTCAGACTGACATGTCTGCATCTGCTATGCTTGTCTAACGTGGAGCACTTAGAGAGAGAAAACGTACATCATGTTTGAAAGCCACCAATGCGATCGATAAGCCATTCGTTGATTAGTGTCCATTAAATAGGAGTGGTTTGCTTTGGAAGCATCCATCCATTCAGACTAAGAATATTGTTTagacatctctctctctctctctctctcagtctctctgtgGATAGAGCTTGTGTCACTTACTGGTTGTTATCCTtaataacacaataaatccaAGGTGGTATTTTCACAGCTGGACTGGACATGTTGGCAGGTTAGTATAACTCTGTTCGGGCTGACTGAAAAAACACTGGCATGAGGACAGACCCGCTGACGAGGTTCAACTATTAGCAGCCTCAGGAATACCACTCTGCTCACAAAGGGCCTCTGTGAAAGCTTAAGTCTTGGTATTAGACATCAGGgggagacagaaatgacatcaaAGCCCAACACCACTTTTAAGCTGTACCATGGGAACAGTAGTCTGCACCACAGCAAAATCAGTCTCAATCAGTCAATGGGTCCAAAGTAGAAGTGGGATTTTGAAGTAATCTAAGGGTCTGTGAGATATCACATGCATCCTTATCATTAAATAATCCCACTTCATAGATGATCACGTGTTTAAGAATAAGTTTTGTGGGAAGAATCTGTTTATTAATCGACTCCAGACtgtacagaattcagctgccagGCTTCCAATTTAGAACTGAGAGACATGATCACATCGCTCCAGTTTTGGCCTCcttacactggctcccagtatgttttagaatagattttaaggTGTTATTGATTACATTTAAGGCTTTCTAAGGTCTCTCTCCCAGTAATATCTCAGACCTCTTCGTGCCGTACACGCCAGGACGTACTTTGAGGTCCTCgggcagaggtcttttgtctgttccagaggcctgtctgaaaactaaaggggCCAAGACTCTGGAACAGTCTGCCCAAGGAAATCAGATTGActgagtcagtgatctcttttaagttCCTTCTTAAAACGTACTTTTGTCGGAGcgcctttcctgattttacttgagttttaagttaatttaaCCTGTCTTTTATGTCCTCAGTTTTTATACACTAGTGTTTTTATCCATTATcttaaaagttgttgttttcatgtcttgtctgttttaattattgacatgtaaagcactttttaactctttttaaaagcaagaagaagaaaagaaagatatatatataagcagAATCTGTAGCCGACGGGACAAGGTTTGATATcggaagtgttctggtttcttGTTTGTAGTCCCTTTGCAGTCTGtgtagtattgaccaatcatgtttgaacaGCAGGTTAACAGTTCGCGTGGAGAAGTGAAAAGCATTGGCCATAATACAATCTCTCTCACGAGTTAGCTTTATAGTagttttttcttaatttatctGTATTTATCTGTTCATAGGGATGAGCTGAACTGACCAGcacatggaagaggaagtcttggcccggACATCCACTGGCTACACAAGATCAGGCCAAAGTATTGGCCGTTGCCTCCAGTGGCTTTATCATCACTGGTGggttttgagattttttttgacgccatctttattttttcattttgtcccCCAAAGAGGTGAGGCTTAACTGTTGGGTtagattttgacattttgtaaaaaTCCATGttttcgctttctggctaagagTTGAATGAGAAAACCAATACAACTCTCATATTTCATTGACAAAGGTCTACAGCCAGCGGCCGGTTACCATAGCTTGGCACTAAGACTGGAACCACAATGAAACAGCCTCCTTGGCTCTTTCAGTTTTCAACTTTAAATCTGACAGATTTAACCCATTACATCTCTTTTTATActcaatcaaaaacaaaatgggaAAATGTCAATTTATGGCTTTTTGTGAAGAACTATTTCTTGGGTTCAGGTCTgcgctggttgcctggcaacctcatgGTGATGGTAACACCATGTTACCAGAGCGCACCTGTGACGTGTGCATCTGTGCATGCACACAGTCAAGTTGCGGCTCGTTTCGTTGGTTATGTGACCACTGTTACTACGGTGGCATGTTTATGTACCTTTTTCCAATATAACTGACCATACGTTCAAATGTTAGACAGACTTTATAAATAGTTCAGTTGTCTTCACATAGCAGGTACTGGCaatttttaaggtggaatgtctTCTTGCATGAAAGTCAAAGCCACTCCAGTAGTTTTTGTTGACTTTCTTGCATGACATACACTTAAGTGATAATTAGATCTTCAAGCTCTCAAGAAAACGTACATGCAATTGTGAATATTTCATTTCCTGACTTTAAGAAAAACAGTTGTGGAGCATTATTCTAGTGCACTTCAGCAGCATTACACCCCTGTCGGACAGATAAAAGAGCACTTAGCAGGAAAGGAAATAAGGATATTTCCCAAAGTAAACAATTGTTTaaatttactgttaaaaaaattACCTTGAAAACAAAGATCTCTTATCAGATGTACTATTCTATTTCCAAGTTAAACATAATTCCTTCCTGTTGCATCTATTCAAATAAAAAAGTCTAGTTCAAAGAGGATGGTTGATTCTGTAATTAGACAGATTGATGGCAACCACAAATTTCATAGAGGATGCTATAACGTGTATTTGAGAGTTATAAGATAGGCAGTCAGTAATTCAGTAAACCTACCACACAGCAAAGTATAGACTGTTTCCTCTGAGTGGACTGTGTGGGATTTCATAGAGTACAGGATATTGCGGGGCAGACTTTAGCTCAAATCACCCTCCTCCGCAGGGGATAACAGTAGGAGCTGGTGACTCTCTCAACAACAAGCTTGTACTAAATGGATCCTGCTGGCTTGTTCGGAGTGGAGCGCACACATAAATGAAAATCATGTCGGGCCTTTTTCCCTCTGATGACTTTCACATGCTCCCAGTCCCTGACTAATACTCCTGGTTAGACCTCCAACCACTTCAAGACTCTCCACTCTCCAGCTCATCGCTACAGCGCATgaatgagaggaggagagagtttGCAAAatagagtgagagggagagaaacacagacaagTTAGCGACTGTTTGTAATGACAATGTCAGGCCTCACAGCAGAAGCCACATTCGCCACATCGGGATCACGAGGagaaagggtgtgtgtgtgtgtgtgtgtatgactttgtgtgagagacagaaaaaaaatagagacagagagagagtccAAGAAGCTCTGACACAAAGAGCCAGTGTGTGCAGCCCTAGACTGTCCATCACACTGGACTCTCAGGGGCCATTCAGAATGGCAGTGAACCACGGCCCCGCTCTTCCGGCCCCGCAGGCTTGAGGCCCAGGACAAGCCCACCGCTGAGCTCCATCCTGTGTGCCCCTCCAGCACTGCGCACAGCTCGGCCACAATGGGCCGCAGCAACCACTTCACACTCCAGGAGGATCCTGTTTGTCAAAGCAGCTCAAATCATCCAATGTGTGAATGAGATGGCTCATTAAGACCGATCTGgggacagacaaacagacacagcgAGGCAGGGTGACCAAGAAAGCGAGGGTGCATCAGCTTTAAGTAAATAACGACGATGCAGGATTACAAAGCGGGCTTACCCAGTGCCCCAGACTTTCAAAGGCCCCAAGCCCCCTTGGTTTACtgtagggatagaccgatatggattttttagggccgataccgataccgatttttttccatcaccct
Encoded here:
- the gpm6bb gene encoding glycoprotein M6Bb isoform X2 is translated as MGCFECCIKCLGGVPYASLVATILCFSGVALFCGCGHVALTGTVTILETYFSTVTEDHAMLTEVIQLMQYVIYGIASFFFLYGIILLAEGFYTTSAVKELHSEFKTTICGRCISGMFVFLTYILGVAWLGVFGFSAVPVFLFYNMWSTCAAMKSPMANLTNDSICVDVRQYGIIPWNATPGKACGNTLGQICNTSEFYLSYHLYIVACAGAGATVIALLIYMMATTYNFAVLKFKSREDCCTKF
- the gpm6bb gene encoding glycoprotein M6Bb isoform X1, producing the protein MGCFECCIKCLGGVPYASLVATILCFSGVALFCGCGHVALTGTVTILETYFSTVTEDHAMLTEVIQLMQYVIYGIASFFFLYGIILLAEGFYTTSAVKELHSEFKTTICGRCISGMFVFLTYILGVAWLGVFGFSAVPVFLFYNMWSTCAAMKSPMANLTNDSICVDVRQYGIIPWNATPGKACGNTLGQICNTSEFYLSYHLYIVACAGAGATVIALIHFLMILSANWAYLKDASQMHAYQDIKMKEERELQDITSRSKECLNSYT